Below is a window of Pseudomonadota bacterium DNA.
AAAAATGGGCGGTACATCACTGGATATATCCGCTGAAAACCGCGCTCAACTGAAACAACTATTTCCATCCGTTTTTACCGAAACCGTAAACGATAAAGGTGAACTGGTGGAAAGCGTGGACTTTGAAAAATTGAAAGCCGAACTGGGGACTTTTACCGACTTATTTGAATCTCGCCGTGAACGTTATGGTATGGACTGGCCTGGCAAGAAAGAAGCGCTCAAGCTAATACAAACACTTAGTGTCGCCACACTCAAGCCCTGCCGCGAGGAATCAGTGAATTTTGACACCACCGAAAACCTTTTTATCGAGGGCGATAATCTGGAGGTATTGAAGCTCTTGCAGAAGAGCTATTACGGCAAGGTTAAGATGATCTACATTGACCCACCATACAACACTGGCAAGGAATTTATCTACCCCGACAACTACAGTGAATCGCTCGAAACCTATCTTGAATATGCAGGACTAATTGACGGTGATGGTAAAAAGTTCTCCACCAACACCGCCAACGAAGGCCGTTTTCATACGAAATGGCTCAACATGATGTACCCAAGATTATATTTGGCCAGAAATTTATTGCGTGACGATGGGGTGATATTTATCAGTATTGATGATAATGAGGTGAATAATCTACGTAAGATGTGTGATGAGATTTTCGGAGAGGAAAACTACAAAGGAACAATCGTTAGATCAACTGGACAGACTACAGGACAAGACAGTGGTGGCCTCGGTTCGTCATTTGATTATGTTATTACATATTCAAAAAAAACCGATACCGAATTAGCTGGTTTACCTTTAAGCGACAGCGATTTAGAACGATATGAAGAAGAAGACGAGAAGGGAAAATATGCTTTATGGCAATTACGAAAAACTGGGAGCAATGACAGGAGACAAGATAGGCCAAACATGTTTTTTCCGATAAAAGACCCGGATGGTAACTTAGTATTGCCAATAGGCCCAACTGGATACGAAAGCCGCTGGAGATTTGATAGAAAAGGCTATGAGCGACTTGAAAAAGACAATTATATAGTTTGGAAAATTCGCAAAAAGAACGAAAGTAAAGAATGGTGGCCATATGTTAAAACATATCTCGAAGGTAGGACAAAAAGACCATCCCCGCTTTGGACAGAAATTGATGGCAGTAAGAAGGCTAGCATTGATTTGCGCGAATTGATGGGAAATAAAGTCTTCGATAATCCTAAACCTTTACAAATGATAGAAAGACTCCTGCAGATAGTATCTGAATCAAACAAAAATTCTGATATTATTCTCGACTTCTTCTCAGGTTCCTGCCCTACCGCCCATGCTGTTTTCGACATTAACAAACAAGACAACCGCAACCGCAAATTTATCTGCGTTCAACTCCCTGAGCCGTGCGCCGAAGACACCGAGGCCTTCAAAGCCGGGTATAAAACCATTTCAGACATAGGCAAAGAACGTATCCGACGGGTGATAAAAAAGCTGAATAAAGAGCAAGAAGGAAAACTCGATCTAGAAGGAGCGTCAAAACAAGATCTCGGATTTAAAGTCTTTAAGCTCGACAAGTCTAACTTCAAGCAGTGGCAGAAGCTTGCACCAGATGCCCAGCCTGAAAAAGTTATTGAACAACTCGAACTGCACATTGATCATATCAGCCACAAGGCCACGCAAGAGGACCTGCTTTATGAAATTCTCATCAAAGCCGGGTTCACCGCTACGGAGAAAATTGAAACCAAAACCATGGCTGGAAAGCAGGTATTTTCTATTGCTGATGGCGGACTTTTGATCTGTTTGGAAAATGACATTAACAAAGAACTTATTGATGCAGTGGCCGAAGCGGAGCCTATGCAGTTCTATTGCCTGGATAGCGCATTCCATGGTAATGACCAGCTTAAAGCCAATGCAGTACAGACTTTTAGCGCCCGTAATATGGGCCGCGAGAAGGCCAATCAAATTGTATTTAAAACTATATAGAGAATATAGAGAATGTTCATATGAAATTAAAATTTGATGCCAACTTAGAATACCAGCAAGAAGCCACGCAAAGCGTTACCGACCTGCTTGAAGGTTTACCACAGGCACAAAGCGGCCTTAAGATCAATTTTGAAAACATCGGCGGCACTTTGTTCAATGAGCTTGGTATTGGTAATGATCTGATACTGCCATTTAATGAGATGCTTGCCAACTTGCACAAAATCCAGATGCGCAACAACATACCTAAATCACGGATGCTGATTGAAGAAGGATCGCCTTACAAGTTCCCCAACTTTTCGGTGGAAATGGAGACCGGAACCGGTAAAACCTACGTATATTTGCGTACTGTTTTTGAACTCAATAAACTTTATGGATTCAAGAAATTTATTATCGTTGTGCCATCAGTAGCTATCCGCGAGGGAGTCACCAGCTCTATTAAGCTCATGAAAGACCATTTCAAGGGCCTATATGACAATGTGGCCTTTGATGATTTTGTCTATCAGTCAAAAGATTTGAGCCGGGTCCGCCAGTTTGCCGTTAACAACGAAGTGCAGATCATGGTTATTAACATTCAGGCTTTTCAGAGAGATGCCGGTGAAGATGTGGACTACG
It encodes the following:
- a CDS encoding site-specific DNA-methyltransferase — its product is MNTTLQKMGGTSLDISAENRAQLKQLFPSVFTETVNDKGELVESVDFEKLKAELGTFTDLFESRRERYGMDWPGKKEALKLIQTLSVATLKPCREESVNFDTTENLFIEGDNLEVLKLLQKSYYGKVKMIYIDPPYNTGKEFIYPDNYSESLETYLEYAGLIDGDGKKFSTNTANEGRFHTKWLNMMYPRLYLARNLLRDDGVIFISIDDNEVNNLRKMCDEIFGEENYKGTIVRSTGQTTGQDSGGLGSSFDYVITYSKKTDTELAGLPLSDSDLERYEEEDEKGKYALWQLRKTGSNDRRQDRPNMFFPIKDPDGNLVLPIGPTGYESRWRFDRKGYERLEKDNYIVWKIRKKNESKEWWPYVKTYLEGRTKRPSPLWTEIDGSKKASIDLRELMGNKVFDNPKPLQMIERLLQIVSESNKNSDIILDFFSGSCPTAHAVFDINKQDNRNRKFICVQLPEPCAEDTEAFKAGYKTISDIGKERIRRVIKKLNKEQEGKLDLEGASKQDLGFKVFKLDKSNFKQWQKLAPDAQPEKVIEQLELHIDHISHKATQEDLLYEILIKAGFTATEKIETKTMAGKQVFSIADGGLLICLENDINKELIDAVAEAEPMQFYCLDSAFHGNDQLKANAVQTFSARNMGREKANQIVFKTI